One Jeotgalibaca porci genomic region harbors:
- a CDS encoding VOC family protein encodes MDKSKLGTREVVQVGIIVKDIEKTAAAYAKFLNVEIPEISVTVPPAGKKMYYRGEEGTATAKLAFFDVGTNLQIELIEPDEKPSTWREHLDEKGEGVHHIAFFVNDMETIEDTLEKDQIPVVQKGAYEGGKYAYLDAFEPLKVMIELLEND; translated from the coding sequence ATGGACAAGAGCAAGTTAGGAACAAGAGAAGTCGTTCAAGTTGGCATAATTGTAAAAGATATTGAAAAAACGGCAGCGGCCTACGCAAAGTTTCTTAATGTGGAAATACCGGAAATATCAGTAACAGTACCGCCTGCAGGTAAAAAAATGTACTACCGAGGAGAAGAGGGAACGGCGACGGCAAAACTGGCCTTCTTTGATGTCGGTACAAACCTGCAGATTGAATTGATCGAGCCAGATGAGAAACCATCGACATGGCGCGAGCATTTGGATGAAAAAGGCGAAGGGGTCCACCATATTGCTTTCTTTGTAAATGATATGGAAACGATTGAAGATACTTTAGAAAAAGACCAAATTCCTGTTGTCCAAAAAGGCGCGTACGAAGGTGGAAAATATGCGTATTTGGATGCCTTTGAGCCATTGAAAGTGATGATTGAGCTACTCGAAAATGATTAG
- a CDS encoding ThuA domain-containing protein: MSILTLLGDYYHSHDLVLAFIKEVLNDKELTDISSDSLSEELEKQPELFILSKENRTTPEEEDVKPWLTPQLDQELWDYVSNGGNLLVLHGGLSAYPEDSRMRQLAKGHFLHHPEEHLDVMYEGTAPESEAISFHFLDEHYFVDVDEEETHVFLRSKSSEGKQIAGWRHTIDEGKVLCLTPTHRKEGFEDETFKKLFKQSVEWLCD; this comes from the coding sequence ATGTCTATTCTCACATTGCTGGGCGATTACTATCACAGCCATGATTTAGTCTTGGCATTTATAAAAGAAGTGCTAAACGACAAAGAACTGACGGATATTTCAAGCGACTCCCTCAGCGAAGAACTGGAGAAGCAACCAGAGTTGTTTATTCTCAGCAAAGAAAACCGGACGACGCCGGAAGAAGAGGATGTAAAACCATGGCTGACACCTCAATTGGATCAAGAGTTATGGGATTATGTATCAAATGGGGGCAATCTACTTGTCCTACATGGCGGTCTTAGTGCGTATCCGGAAGATTCGCGGATGCGTCAATTGGCAAAAGGCCATTTTCTCCATCATCCTGAAGAACATCTGGATGTCATGTATGAAGGAACTGCACCTGAATCAGAAGCGATTTCTTTTCATTTCTTAGATGAGCATTATTTTGTGGATGTGGATGAAGAAGAGACGCATGTTTTCCTGCGAAGCAAATCGAGCGAAGGCAAGCAAATAGCAGGTTGGCGTCATACAATCGACGAAGGTAAGGTCCTATGCCTGACTCCGACGCATAGAAAAGAAGGATTCGAGGACGAAACATTTAAGAAACTATTCAAGCAGTCCGTAGAATGGTTGTGTGATTAA
- the fabV gene encoding enoyl-ACP reductase FabV yields the protein MLEFKQNIRGNVALGVNPIGCKQEVLNQVNYVKSNGTFDGPKKVLIIGASSSYGLATRISLAFGTGADTIGVSFEKGPKSARSLGTPGWYNNIAFREAAEKEGLVAKNFVADAFSHETKQDVIDYIKNEFGGKVDLVVYSLASGRRNDPDTGEAYVSSIKAIGEPVVGPNIEMQTQNYYTQTLETATEEEIANTVKVMGGEDWQLWMEALKEADVLADGVLTTNYSYLGSELNRPYYGGGTLGQAKADCDVKAETINDLLADVNGKAQVIVATAVTTKASSVIPFFPVYCIGLYKVMEEKGTHETPIMHIDRILRDMVYGDKAEYDEMGRMRPDSWELDSDTQAKTKALIEKINAENFNTDLTAYDLFVKEFSNLSGFDVDGYVEEEVTLEDLKALEY from the coding sequence ATGCTAGAGTTCAAACAAAACATACGCGGAAACGTCGCTTTGGGCGTGAACCCAATTGGCTGTAAACAAGAAGTATTGAATCAAGTGAACTACGTTAAGAGTAACGGAACATTCGATGGGCCAAAGAAAGTCTTGATTATTGGTGCTTCTTCCAGCTATGGATTAGCGACACGTATCAGTTTAGCTTTTGGAACAGGCGCCGATACAATTGGTGTTTCCTTTGAAAAGGGACCAAAAAGCGCACGTTCATTGGGAACGCCAGGTTGGTATAATAACATCGCGTTTCGTGAAGCTGCTGAAAAAGAAGGTTTAGTCGCGAAGAATTTCGTGGCGGATGCATTCAGTCATGAAACGAAACAAGACGTTATTGATTACATCAAAAATGAATTCGGCGGAAAAGTAGACTTGGTTGTTTACAGTTTAGCGAGTGGCCGACGGAACGATCCGGATACAGGCGAGGCGTATGTTTCTTCAATTAAAGCGATTGGAGAGCCTGTAGTGGGTCCAAATATTGAAATGCAAACACAAAATTACTATACACAAACGTTGGAAACAGCGACAGAAGAAGAAATTGCGAACACCGTTAAAGTAATGGGTGGCGAAGATTGGCAGTTATGGATGGAAGCTTTGAAAGAAGCGGACGTCTTAGCTGATGGCGTATTGACTACCAATTATTCCTATTTAGGATCCGAATTGAACCGTCCATACTACGGCGGCGGAACGTTGGGACAAGCAAAAGCGGACTGTGATGTGAAAGCAGAAACGATTAACGACTTGTTGGCGGATGTGAACGGGAAAGCACAAGTGATTGTGGCTACAGCTGTAACGACGAAAGCCAGCTCTGTTATTCCGTTCTTCCCGGTCTATTGCATTGGCCTGTACAAAGTAATGGAAGAAAAAGGCACGCACGAAACACCAATTATGCACATCGACCGCATCCTGCGCGATATGGTTTACGGTGACAAGGCGGAATACGATGAAATGGGTCGTATGAGACCGGACAGTTGGGAATTAGACAGCGATACCCAAGCAAAAACGAAAGCATTGATTGAAAAAATAAATGCTGAAAACTTCAATACAGATCTTACTGCTTATGACCTTTTTGTTAAAGAATTCTCGAATCTAAGCGGCTTTGACGTGGATGGTTATGTAGAAGAAGAGGTAACGTTAGAGGATTTGAAAGCTTTAGAATATTAA
- a CDS encoding NAD(P)H-dependent flavin oxidoreductase yields the protein MGRVTSMLGITYPIFCGAMGGVSRPQLVSAVAEAGGMGILATAGMKPEAVREAVREIKSKTTKPFGANIAIIAGNVEEILSVLLEEGVKFFTTGAGNPIPLIAPIHEAGGIIFPVVPSARVAKKMEDHGADGVVVEGTEAGGHVGEATTFTLTRQAALAVSIPVISAGGIADGNGIVAAFALGAEGVQLGTRFVASEEAPIHENYKQAILNASDTATFVSGRRSGGPIRIERNNASQKHVALDENPETDMNTLEKFTLPSLIKAARDGDTENEIVTYGQIASIIHEIKSVKQIIEELFHEAEEVLGNLKLDL from the coding sequence ATGGGTAGAGTAACAAGTATGTTGGGAATCACGTATCCTATTTTTTGTGGGGCGATGGGCGGCGTTTCACGTCCCCAATTAGTAAGTGCAGTGGCTGAAGCAGGCGGAATGGGAATTCTGGCAACAGCCGGGATGAAGCCCGAGGCCGTGCGAGAAGCTGTTCGCGAAATAAAATCTAAAACAACGAAACCATTCGGTGCCAATATTGCTATTATTGCCGGAAACGTAGAAGAAATACTCAGTGTTCTATTAGAAGAAGGCGTTAAATTCTTTACAACTGGAGCGGGTAATCCGATTCCTTTGATTGCGCCGATTCATGAAGCGGGCGGGATTATTTTTCCAGTCGTTCCTTCTGCACGTGTCGCGAAAAAAATGGAAGATCACGGCGCAGACGGTGTGGTAGTTGAAGGAACCGAAGCAGGGGGGCATGTGGGTGAGGCAACAACATTCACGCTTACTCGTCAAGCGGCGTTGGCAGTCTCAATACCCGTTATCAGTGCCGGCGGAATCGCAGACGGAAACGGAATCGTCGCGGCCTTTGCACTCGGCGCGGAAGGCGTTCAACTTGGAACACGATTTGTCGCTTCAGAAGAGGCGCCCATTCATGAAAACTATAAACAGGCGATCTTGAATGCCTCTGACACAGCAACATTTGTTTCCGGTCGCCGCTCAGGTGGACCGATTCGAATCGAACGAAACAACGCGTCTCAAAAGCACGTCGCGTTGGATGAAAATCCAGAAACAGATATGAACACACTTGAAAAATTCACACTCCCATCACTGATTAAAGCCGCAAGAGACGGCGACACTGAAAATGAAATCGTGACTTACGGCCAAATTGCCAGCATCATCCACGAAATTAAATCTGTAAAACAAATCATTGAAGAATTATTCCATGAAGCAGAAGAAGTGCTAGGAAATTTGAAATTGGATTTATAG
- a CDS encoding helix-turn-helix domain-containing protein, protein MAKYSEAFKLQVVQEYLDGPLGYSALAKKHAIPDAATVRKWVTFFQEFGLEGLKRKRKKTVYPVQFKVDVLHFMKETGASYSETAIAFGMNNPSLIANWNRAFQENGIKGLKPKQKGRPPMSRKPRKQPGKQAKSTSLSQEELERENELLRLEIAYLKKLKAFRENPDTFLEKHKQQWHTHSKKKDSN, encoded by the coding sequence ATGGCAAAATATAGTGAAGCATTCAAGTTACAAGTTGTGCAAGAATATCTGGATGGCCCGTTGGGATATAGCGCCTTGGCGAAGAAACATGCCATTCCTGATGCCGCAACCGTCCGAAAATGGGTGACATTTTTCCAAGAATTCGGGTTGGAAGGTCTGAAGAGGAAGCGGAAGAAGACGGTCTACCCTGTTCAATTCAAGGTGGATGTATTACACTTTATGAAAGAAACAGGCGCTTCTTATTCCGAAACGGCCATTGCCTTCGGCATGAACAATCCTTCCCTCATCGCCAACTGGAACCGGGCCTTCCAAGAGAACGGGATAAAAGGCCTGAAACCAAAACAAAAGGGGCGACCTCCCATGTCCAGAAAACCGAGAAAACAGCCGGGAAAACAAGCAAAGTCCACTTCTCTTTCCCAAGAAGAGCTGGAACGTGAAAATGAATTACTAAGATTAGAGATTGCTTACTTAAAAAAGTTGAAAGCTTTCCGGGAGAATCCAGACACCTTTCTCGAAAAGCACAAACAGCAGTGGCATACGCACTCAAAGAAGAAGGATTCAAACTGA
- a CDS encoding IS3 family transposase, translating into MRDCLLKKVESFPGESRHLSRKAQTAVAYALKEEGFKLKDILSVVGIPSATYHYHAKQLGIADPDGALKELIRQLFFQFKERYGYKRLTKEMQKLGHCVNHKKVYRLMQEIGLKCVKFMRKSRKYNSYRGKVGTVAKNRLNRRFHTTIPLQKLVTDVTEFKCMGEEKLYFSPILDLYNGEVIAYSMNKRPTLDFVMKPLQEAVGIIRKHGTVRTTLHSDQGWQYQHNKWVKILKKNKLFQSMSRKATCADNAAMENFFGILKQEMYHGEKMVSYGELESRISEYIDWYNQVRSKEKLAGLSPVEYRTQTSQLAA; encoded by the coding sequence ATTAGAGATTGCTTACTTAAAAAAGTTGAAAGCTTTCCGGGAGAATCCAGACACCTTTCTCGAAAAGCACAAACAGCAGTGGCATACGCACTCAAAGAAGAAGGATTCAAACTGAAGGATATCCTTTCAGTAGTTGGAATCCCATCCGCAACGTACCATTACCACGCGAAACAACTGGGAATAGCGGACCCGGATGGGGCTCTAAAAGAGCTGATCCGACAGCTTTTCTTTCAGTTCAAAGAGCGGTATGGGTATAAACGACTCACGAAGGAAATGCAAAAACTGGGACATTGCGTCAACCACAAAAAGGTGTACCGCCTCATGCAAGAAATAGGTTTAAAATGTGTCAAGTTCATGCGGAAGTCTCGCAAGTACAATTCCTATAGAGGGAAAGTGGGAACCGTTGCGAAGAACCGACTGAATCGGCGCTTCCACACCACTATCCCCTTACAGAAACTCGTCACGGACGTCACTGAATTCAAGTGTATGGGGGAGGAGAAGTTATACTTTAGCCCTATTCTGGACTTGTATAACGGAGAGGTCATCGCCTACAGCATGAATAAGCGACCAACTCTGGACTTCGTGATGAAGCCCCTGCAGGAGGCCGTCGGCATCATTCGTAAACACGGCACCGTCCGCACGACCCTTCATTCGGACCAAGGGTGGCAGTACCAGCACAACAAGTGGGTTAAAATCTTGAAGAAAAACAAACTCTTTCAAAGCATGTCTCGGAAAGCAACGTGTGCTGATAATGCAGCGATGGAAAATTTCTTCGGCATTCTGAAACAGGAAATGTATCACGGAGAAAAAATGGTAAGTTATGGTGAGCTTGAATCAAGGATTTCCGAGTATATCGATTGGTACAACCAAGTTCGATCGAAAGAAAAATTGGCTGGCCTAAGTCCAGTAGAATACCGAACTCAAACCAGCCAATTGGCTGCATAA
- a CDS encoding glycerol dehydrogenase: protein MNKIAFRSPARYVQGQGVLTTLGTEVENLGTKALILSDDIVWNLLSDKIDKSFSDSKATFAFEKFNGESSNNEVQRLVSVAKDNEADVIVALGGGKAVDTAKALADEVGAPVIIAPTIASTDAPTSALSVMYTDEGQFEDYRFYKKNPDLVLVDTEVIVNAPARLFASGMADAMATLVEASAAYRNNGSTMAGGSPSLAGQAIAAVCEQTLFTEGIAAYAAVKEHLVTPAVEHVVEANTLLSGLGFENGGLAGAHAIHNGFTAVSGEIHDLTHGEKVAYGTLTQLVLENRPVEEIYQFMRFYKAISMPITLAEMHLDQTSYDELLRVGALANGENDTMGNIGRTLTAKEIADAILAVDALAKTLEK, encoded by the coding sequence ATGAATAAAATAGCATTTCGTTCACCCGCACGTTACGTTCAAGGGCAAGGCGTTTTGACAACTTTGGGTACAGAAGTTGAAAACTTGGGTACCAAAGCGCTCATTCTATCAGACGATATCGTCTGGAACTTACTCTCAGATAAAATAGATAAAAGCTTTTCTGACAGCAAAGCAACATTTGCGTTTGAGAAGTTCAACGGTGAATCTTCCAACAATGAGGTACAACGTTTGGTAAGTGTTGCTAAAGATAATGAAGCAGACGTGATTGTGGCGTTGGGTGGTGGAAAAGCCGTTGATACTGCGAAAGCACTGGCGGACGAAGTAGGTGCACCGGTCATTATTGCACCAACGATTGCCTCAACGGATGCTCCGACTTCCGCACTTTCAGTCATGTATACCGACGAGGGCCAATTCGAAGACTACCGTTTCTACAAAAAGAACCCTGATTTAGTCTTGGTTGATACTGAAGTAATCGTGAATGCCCCGGCGCGTTTATTTGCTTCGGGAATGGCAGATGCAATGGCGACACTGGTAGAAGCAAGCGCGGCGTATCGCAATAATGGATCAACGATGGCGGGAGGAAGCCCTTCACTTGCAGGTCAAGCCATTGCAGCAGTTTGTGAACAAACGTTATTTACAGAAGGGATTGCGGCATACGCAGCGGTTAAAGAGCACTTGGTAACACCGGCAGTTGAACATGTGGTGGAGGCGAATACGCTTCTTTCCGGCCTAGGTTTCGAAAACGGCGGACTGGCTGGCGCGCACGCGATTCATAACGGCTTTACTGCTGTTTCAGGCGAAATCCATGACTTAACACACGGTGAAAAAGTGGCATACGGAACGTTGACACAACTCGTGTTGGAAAATCGTCCTGTAGAAGAAATCTATCAATTCATGCGCTTCTACAAAGCAATCAGCATGCCCATTACATTGGCAGAAATGCATTTAGACCAGACCTCTTATGATGAATTATTAAGAGTGGGCGCATTGGCAAATGGCGAAAATGACACAATGGGCAACATCGGCAGAACGCTGACAGCCAAAGAAATCGCCGATGCGATTCTCGCAGTTGATGCACTTGCGAAGACGTTGGAAAAATAA
- a CDS encoding 6-phospho-beta-glucosidase, with translation MQKDFLWGGASAANQIEGGYLAGGKGLTSVDLIPHGAYRREILAGLRHYEDVPEGQFYPSHEAIDFYTHYKEDIALFAEMGFKAYRFSMAWSRVFPTGLEEEPNEEGLQFYENVIDELLKYNIEPIVTINHFDVPKTLIDNYGSWKSREMIALFEKYATVLFKRFKGKVKYWISVNEINMLFHLPFMGAGIYLEEGENREQVLYKAAHHELVASARATKALREIDPDAQMGCMIAAGDYYPYSANPKDIRAAQLANQENFFFIDVQSRGKYPNWTKHKFAEEGIEIGMTEEDEKVLAENTVDYISLSYYSTRTSKAELEPGEATTGNAFVGAVNPYLEKSEWGWAIDPLGMRTTLNTLWERYQKPLFIVENGLGAYDKPEEDGSVHDDYRIDYLKQHIEEFKAAVEIDGIPLLGYTTWGCIDLVSASTGEMSKRYGFIYVDRDDAGNGTMARSRKDSFYWYKKVIETNGENLNADNFK, from the coding sequence ATGCAAAAGGATTTTCTTTGGGGCGGCGCGTCTGCTGCTAACCAGATAGAAGGTGGCTATTTAGCAGGTGGCAAAGGGTTAACCAGTGTTGACTTGATTCCGCATGGCGCATACCGTCGTGAAATTCTAGCCGGCCTGCGTCATTACGAGGACGTACCAGAAGGACAATTTTACCCATCACATGAAGCGATTGATTTCTATACACACTATAAAGAAGATATTGCGTTGTTCGCCGAAATGGGATTCAAGGCGTACCGCTTTTCGATGGCCTGGTCACGGGTTTTCCCAACGGGCTTAGAAGAGGAGCCAAATGAAGAAGGCCTGCAATTTTATGAAAATGTGATTGATGAGTTACTAAAATATAACATTGAACCGATTGTAACGATTAATCATTTCGATGTGCCAAAAACGTTGATTGACAACTATGGTTCATGGAAGAGTCGCGAAATGATTGCTTTGTTTGAGAAATACGCAACGGTATTGTTCAAACGTTTCAAAGGGAAAGTCAAGTACTGGATTTCGGTAAATGAAATCAATATGCTCTTCCACCTGCCTTTTATGGGTGCAGGGATTTATTTGGAAGAAGGTGAGAACCGCGAACAGGTCCTTTATAAAGCGGCGCATCACGAATTAGTGGCGAGTGCGCGGGCAACCAAAGCATTGAGAGAGATTGATCCTGATGCCCAAATGGGATGTATGATTGCAGCGGGCGATTACTACCCGTATAGTGCGAACCCGAAAGACATTCGTGCTGCACAATTAGCGAATCAGGAAAACTTCTTCTTTATTGATGTCCAATCACGCGGGAAATACCCGAACTGGACGAAGCATAAATTTGCCGAAGAAGGCATTGAAATCGGAATGACTGAAGAAGATGAGAAAGTACTGGCGGAAAACACGGTAGATTATATTTCCTTGAGTTACTATTCAACGCGCACGTCAAAAGCAGAGCTTGAGCCTGGAGAAGCAACGACAGGGAATGCATTTGTGGGAGCAGTAAACCCCTACTTGGAAAAATCAGAATGGGGTTGGGCGATTGATCCATTGGGTATGCGTACGACATTGAATACACTTTGGGAAAGATATCAAAAGCCGCTCTTCATCGTTGAAAATGGCTTAGGGGCGTATGACAAGCCGGAAGAAGATGGTTCTGTCCATGATGACTACCGGATTGATTACTTGAAGCAACATATCGAAGAATTCAAAGCGGCCGTTGAAATTGACGGCATTCCATTGCTTGGCTATACGACATGGGGGTGTATCGACTTAGTCTCCGCATCAACGGGCGAAATGTCCAAACGTTACGGTTTCATTTATGTAGACCGCGACGATGCTGGGAACGGCACGATGGCTCGTAGCCGCAAAGATTCATTCTACTGGTATAAAAAAGTGATTGAAACGAACGGTGAGAATTTAAACGCCGATAATTTTAAATAG
- a CDS encoding SMP-30/gluconolactonase/LRE family protein produces the protein MQKTYTPELVYYAGNQLLEGPVWSEKEQRLYFVSIEDEMIYRLNEETTEITSYPTNGPVGAAVLNKDGKIISAEKQGIYLINPETKERTYLMQANEDERQRYNDGKLDPNGRFLIGTMGYGETLEGEARLFIIEDGEVRILLSDLTLSNGMGWTKDGRTFYHIDTPTKKVKQYDYDLANGTVSNGKTIVEITGNGSPDGMCVDVDEKIWVAEYGGKQICKWDPATGEKLLTIPMPVSNITSCCIGGENKAYLYITTAKENDEPLSGGLFKVKIR, from the coding sequence ATGCAAAAGACATATACACCAGAACTTGTTTATTATGCCGGAAATCAATTACTTGAAGGCCCAGTATGGAGCGAGAAAGAGCAACGTTTATATTTTGTCTCGATTGAAGATGAAATGATTTATCGGTTGAACGAAGAAACAACGGAAATTACTTCCTACCCGACTAACGGACCGGTAGGGGCTGCCGTTTTAAATAAAGATGGAAAGATTATCTCAGCAGAGAAGCAAGGGATTTATTTAATCAATCCGGAAACAAAAGAACGGACTTATCTGATGCAGGCAAATGAAGATGAACGTCAACGCTATAATGATGGGAAACTGGATCCAAACGGGCGCTTTTTGATCGGCACAATGGGTTACGGAGAAACGCTTGAGGGAGAAGCACGTCTGTTTATTATTGAAGATGGCGAAGTGCGTATATTGCTTAGTGATTTGACGCTTTCCAATGGTATGGGCTGGACGAAGGATGGCCGCACGTTTTACCATATTGATACACCGACTAAAAAAGTCAAGCAGTACGATTATGATTTAGCCAACGGTACGGTATCGAACGGAAAAACAATCGTTGAGATAACAGGCAATGGTTCTCCAGATGGTATGTGTGTGGATGTGGACGAAAAGATTTGGGTCGCAGAATATGGCGGCAAACAAATTTGTAAGTGGGACCCTGCTACGGGAGAGAAGTTACTAACGATTCCGATGCCCGTATCCAATATTACCTCTTGCTGCATTGGTGGGGAAAACAAAGCGTATCTCTATATCACTACTGCCAAAGAGAACGATGAACCGTTATCCGGTGGGCTATTCAAAGTGAAAATTAGATAA
- a CDS encoding DUF6512 family protein: MNAVARNRRGGLIAPINESIWEHLKLVFWPFLF; this comes from the coding sequence ATGAATGCTGTTGCTCGAAATAGACGTGGGGGACTGATTGCGCCAATCAACGAAAGCATTTGGGAACATTTGAAGCTAGTATTTTGGCCGTTTCTCTTCTGA
- a CDS encoding sensor domain-containing diguanylate cyclase: MEERFKNAPCGFLSIDYEGYIVAVNDTFLIEMNYEQDELVGKHVEIICRPPARMIFHSYFYPTIHLYGRVRELFVKLMKKSGEEVPFILSARCFEAEAAYRVDIVMLPMIKRMEYEQVLRQTKVKVEEILKEKEVAHQELQALYAEIKEKKIELENMNEHLVVLSNTDKLTNIPNRRYFHHKFDEIVIEYEKTQQPFSLMMMDIDHFKRVNDRYGHQIGDQVLIQVAAILFENLPENAVVARYGGEEFVVLLPGMSENDAMATAEILKDNIQHAHWDIVNRMTISAGIATFTEDDDPYSIITKADQALYLSKERGRNCATHFNMVSS, translated from the coding sequence ATGGAAGAGCGCTTTAAGAATGCGCCTTGTGGTTTTCTATCCATTGATTATGAGGGTTATATCGTCGCTGTCAATGATACATTTTTAATTGAAATGAACTATGAACAGGATGAATTGGTTGGTAAACACGTGGAAATCATTTGCCGGCCACCCGCACGTATGATTTTTCATTCTTATTTCTATCCGACGATTCATCTTTACGGCAGAGTAAGAGAATTATTTGTGAAATTGATGAAAAAATCTGGAGAAGAAGTACCTTTTATACTAAGTGCACGCTGCTTCGAGGCCGAGGCTGCGTATCGCGTGGACATTGTGATGTTGCCGATGATAAAGCGGATGGAGTATGAACAGGTTTTACGTCAAACTAAAGTAAAAGTTGAAGAGATTTTGAAAGAAAAAGAAGTCGCACATCAAGAACTACAAGCGCTATATGCAGAAATTAAAGAAAAGAAAATAGAGTTAGAAAATATGAATGAGCATTTGGTGGTATTATCCAACACCGACAAGTTGACCAACATCCCTAATCGCAGGTATTTCCACCATAAATTTGATGAAATCGTCATTGAGTATGAAAAGACTCAGCAACCATTTTCACTCATGATGATGGACATCGATCACTTTAAACGCGTGAATGATCGTTACGGTCATCAAATAGGCGACCAAGTCTTAATTCAAGTAGCAGCGATTTTATTTGAGAATCTTCCGGAAAATGCCGTAGTAGCACGCTATGGGGGAGAAGAGTTTGTTGTATTACTTCCGGGCATGTCAGAAAACGATGCGATGGCTACCGCCGAAATACTGAAAGATAATATTCAACACGCTCATTGGGATATCGTGAACCGGATGACAATCAGTGCCGGTATCGCAACGTTTACCGAAGATGATGATCCTTATTCAATCATTACGAAAGCTGATCAAGCACTTTATTTATCCAAAGAAAGAGGTCGTAACTGTGCGACTCATTTTAATATGGTGTCATCATAA
- a CDS encoding DNA-deoxyinosine glycosylase: protein METTQGFGPVFDEKTRVLILGSHPGVPSLRKRQYYGNPGNAFWRTVFHALEVTDPVDYTQRLELLLENGIGLWDVYDTVQRAGSLDVNIKNETLNDFSRILDGSDVRLIIANGQTAYRETQKHAIFERYEVVSALSTSGLNNGREKERMAQWNQAIRYGLNKEEGPKDA from the coding sequence ATGGAGACAACACAAGGCTTTGGTCCGGTTTTTGATGAGAAGACACGCGTTCTAATCTTGGGTAGTCATCCGGGAGTCCCTTCCTTACGTAAAAGACAATATTATGGTAATCCCGGGAATGCTTTTTGGCGGACTGTCTTTCATGCCCTGGAAGTAACCGACCCCGTTGATTACACGCAACGCTTGGAACTGCTATTGGAGAACGGAATCGGACTGTGGGATGTCTATGATACGGTTCAGCGGGCGGGTAGTTTGGATGTTAACATTAAGAATGAAACGCTGAACGACTTCTCACGCATATTAGATGGCAGCGACGTTCGGTTGATTATCGCTAACGGTCAAACGGCTTATCGCGAAACGCAGAAGCATGCTATTTTCGAACGTTATGAAGTTGTCAGTGCCCTTTCAACAAGCGGTCTCAATAACGGACGTGAAAAAGAACGGATGGCGCAATGGAATCAAGCTATCCGTTATGGATTGAATAAAGAAGAAGGACCAAAAGATGCGTAA
- a CDS encoding D-alanine--D-alanine ligase family protein: MHIALIHSKYDNVDETDEIRSDFTFPLIVKPEHEGSGIGVTESSKVDSVAQLKKVIKEKLHLYKQVLLVEEFLPGREFTVGVIGNEVLEILPIKETIFHKDGPQILTNTEKAGSKSTEIIPANLSPELQAEIEEMAAKTYRILRCQDFARVDIRLDAEGHPHVIELNTYPGLGKDFSYFPRLAQAAGYTYDALINRLVAIAKEPKGFN; the protein is encoded by the coding sequence ATGCACATCGCTTTAATTCATTCCAAGTACGACAACGTAGATGAAACAGATGAGATTCGCTCCGACTTTACGTTTCCTTTGATCGTGAAGCCAGAACATGAAGGGTCAGGAATTGGCGTAACGGAATCTTCCAAAGTAGATTCCGTTGCGCAACTGAAGAAAGTTATTAAAGAAAAACTCCACTTATACAAGCAGGTCTTACTGGTCGAGGAATTCTTGCCGGGTCGTGAATTTACCGTCGGAGTAATAGGCAATGAAGTTCTGGAAATTTTGCCTATTAAAGAAACCATTTTCCATAAAGATGGTCCACAAATTCTGACGAACACAGAAAAAGCCGGTTCTAAAAGTACGGAAATCATTCCTGCGAACCTTTCGCCGGAACTCCAAGCAGAAATTGAAGAAATGGCAGCCAAAACGTACCGCATTTTACGTTGCCAAGATTTCGCACGTGTGGATATTCGTCTCGACGCCGAGGGACACCCACACGTGATTGAGTTGAATACTTATCCGGGTCTTGGAAAAGATTTTTCTTATTTCCCACGTTTGGCGCAAGCGGCTGGATATACGTATGACGCTTTGATTAACCGTCTGGTAGCTATCGCAAAAGAACCAAAAGGATTTAACTAA